The Meles meles chromosome 15, mMelMel3.1 paternal haplotype, whole genome shotgun sequence genome contains the following window.
AAGATATTCTTATGCTACTAGCAGAAATGTTTGGATGTTTTGAATCAAGGTCTCTGacctatttgtttattatttccaacattcaaaaaataaaaaacaaacctgaataaaataaaagcaaaaagctaCTGGATCCTGAAACAGAATACAATGGtacctttcatttcatttttgcctatatatatttactgaaaaGCCAACAGCAGttaatttttctcaaaatgtttcCCTAGAGAAATTTCTGAATATCACAGACAGGTATAATATATCTCATAAATACAATGTCCCCAGGTAGCCTGGCTCCTATAAACATAAACGAATAGAAAAGAGGcaagatttgtttttttccccgTATAAATTATATAACACACAAAAGGCtaagatattaaaattttttcttgtacAATACTTTATAACTTACAGTGCTATCACACAAAATTATCTGGTTTGCTCTATCAacaacagacaataaataaatacatccatACATAAATACAACAGACAAATTAAAAAGTGACAAATTCGAACTTTTGTGGTAGAGAAAAATAACCCTCTGGTATGGGATTTGAGTCTGTATTATGAGAAAATGCATAAACCTGAAGAAGTACAGCATCTATTTCAgacataatttacataaaatattttcctcaaagtTGTGTATGTAGCaagtaaagaaaatctaaaattaagACTTGAATTAAGTAGAGACTAGTTACTGTAGTCtacagccataccaccctgaacacaCCCAATCTCATCTGATCTCAGAGGCTAAGCAGCGTGGGGCCTCGTTAGTACTTTGATGGGAGGCTGGTTACTGGAAACCAGATGACAAACCATGAAACTTTCTTATCAGAGTGCTGTCAAGTTATCAGATCCAGGACACACTCCAGAGCTCAATCAAACTGAGACTCTGTCATAACACTGGATAAGTCCATCTTATTCCTCAACAGGGCAAAAGTTAGTTGATACAAAGTGTTTAATATTATTGTACTTGGAATGTACCAAAGGTCATTTTCTGATATTAACAAAGGGCAATTTTGAGGAAACAAACTTGATTTTTGACAGAGGCTCTCTAGAGAGATTCCACTAAGCTCACTTTAAAAGGTTATTATTAATAACTGGATAAGAAATGAACCTTTGAAACGTGTGAAATACTTTCCCATAAGACTAATGGTGTAACAGGTTAGGTTATCAGGCTACCTCACAAACATCTATTTAATCCACAATACTGGTGAAATATGGAtcacttagattttaaaaagtaaaatccaatACCTTCTGAGCTCCTAAGTCAAGGTTGCTGAATTGTCAGCCAATATGATGGACCTGTGTTGACCTGATATCACTGAAATCTGAACTCACCAGACCTGTTCGGCTTGCAATGCTACTTGCAAAGTGAATGCTACACAAATGTGAGAATCGTCCTTGTCAAGAATATATTATGAGTTAACATAATgagtaaaaacagaaacagaactcAGTTAGACAAAAATGGGTTTAAATCCCCACTTGAAACTTTGATAAAGTTTCTGCATAGTTATTTAATTCAGTTCAGCAGATATTTCTTAAAGAAttattctgtgccaagcattCTTCATGTGTCTAGAAGAGGTTTCCAACTCTGATTTTGCAACAAAATCATCTTCAGAgttcttaaaaatacagatacCCAAATGCTACCTAAAGAATCAGATTACCAGaggaaggaactcaaacagaGGTATTGAGGCATGTAAGAAGATGGTATATTCAGGCTGAATAGTATCCAGGAGACAGTTTAGAGAGActgatttagaaataaatatatatgtatatatacatacaagaaAAGTAATTCtatacacctatcagaatggccaaaacccAAATCCCTGACAACACAAAACGCTGGTGAGATTGTGGAACAACAGGAATCATCCATTGATGATGGGAATGCACAATGGTATATAGCCACCTTGAAAACAGTTGCAGCTTCTTACAAAACGAAACACACACGTACCATATGATACAGCAACTGAGCTCCTTGGTGTTTTtacccaaatgaactgaaaacttatgtctacacaaaaacttgcacgTGGATGTCTGTAACagctttcattcataattgccaGAACTGGGAATAACCAAGATATCCCTCAGTAGGTAAAGGGGTAAACTGAAGaacatccagacaatggactattactcatcACTAAAAAGCCATGAGGAAACTTATACACACATTACCAATTGAAAGAAAccaatctaggggcgcctgggtggttcagtcgattaaggtctgcctttggctcagctcatgatcccagggtcctcggatcggcccctgctccacagggaattTGCTtatccctctacctctcccctgtcctgcccccactcttgctctctctgtccctttctctcaaacaatcttttttttttaaatgaaaaaaaccaATCTTAAAAAgtctatatatacatactatatcaTTCCAACTACataatattctggaaaaggtaaagctatggagacagtaaaaagttCAGTAGTTGCCAGAggttgggagaggaagaaaggtcGGAACATAGAGCATTTTTAGGGCTGTGAAACTATTCTGTGTGATACTATAATAGTTATATGAGTCATTACACATTTGATAAAACCCAAAGAATGCGTACCAAGAGTGAACCTTAGTGTtaaaactatggactttggatgataatgACAAGTCAATATAGAGTTCTTCGAATAAACCACTGTGGTATAAAATGTTGATAGGGAGGTAGCAGGGGAAGAGGTATATACAGAAACTCTCTGTACTCTGCACTCAATTCTGCCATGAACCTAAAACTAAGCAACGTCCCTAGAAGTTAAAGGGGAGCAGTGATGTAATGTGATTATCCCACAAGCCTAGTCAGGACTTATCAAGTCATCCAACGTCACACACATTCCATCATAGAGCCAGGAAACCACAGATCATACATCCCCTTAGCCTCAAGGGCCTTTCCCTCTCTACCATCCACTCTCTACCTACCAAACTTCTAACTGTTCTGACACTTCAAAGTCAGCTCAATGTCACTGAGTTCACGAAACCCTCCCTGAAGCCTCACCTTAACTGAGGGTTCCTTCTTATACCTCTCTGTATCATGGAacattcttttctgtttggttcATGATACTGAAACAAAACTTTTAATTAAATGTGACGTTTCAAAAATCAAAGGTTATGCTTAAAAACCCAGATTTCTTACTACTCTTGAAAATAACAATAGGACACTGTTACCAGGTGGGCATAGGGTGAAGAGCATGGACCACATTACAGATCCCTTTCCTTGTGGCCTTCCCAAAACTGAGGCAGTTGTCATCTATGACACTGCTTTTAGTTACCATCATccctgtttttctccctccctccaattTCACTTACTCaaggtgcctgcctggctcccgTCTCCATTCCCATTTGCAACCAGTGTTTAGTtacctgtttctctgtctctcataccTATGAAACTGTGTTTCTTGAGAATAACAACTTTTCTTTCAACcctccattctgactggtatataTTCAACTATTTTCTGAATTTACCAAGTCATTACTCAATAAAATAGGGAAAATGCTAACATTTAATCCATCGTGAACGTTGCTTCATATGCTTTAGCAGTTGGTAGCACTGCTTCTTTACTATGTTTAAATTCACTTCTAAATTCTGTATCCTTTTCACACCTGAGTTACAAGTAAGCTCTTCTTGAGGGTTGgtagaatgaaaaagagagacaaggaagAAGGCCTACTATGTGCGAGGCACTGTACTGGGCTCAGTAACTAAGGCagctggtggtgggagggggtagGAATATCCAGCAGCTAGGGGTGCTTAGCACATCCCTAGGAACCAGGTAGGACCAGCATTCCAGAACAGCTAGTGAGCTTCTGCAACAAGCAGAAATAATACAGAGTTGCCAGGCCAGAGTAGTTACTGGTTACTTTGTGTAAACTTTGTAGGACTCTTAGAGCATTCTCGGGGTGGTGAACTGATGCCAGGAAAGAGTCTATATTAGAGCCCCTGACTATCTCCACCTACAACTGAGGGCCTCTTCTCTTTTCAGTTAAAGCAGTCAATTCCATACACCAGCCATTAGGAAGACTACTTAGACAGCTATGTTGTCCTATTCCCTTGGAGGAAAAAGATCAGAAAGAAATGTGTCATAGAAACCCTAtcgaaacagaaaaaggaaaatttgaaatcAGAAATAGTAGTTTTCTTTTAAGGGTAtaaccagctttttaaaaagaatataatcagttttatttaagaaaaaccataaagcggggcatctgggtggctcagtgggttaagcctctgccttccgcctaggtcatggtctcagggtcctggaatcgagccccgcatcaggctctctgctcagcagagaacctccttcctcctctctctctgcctgcctctctgactacttgtgatctctctctgtgtcaaataaataaatacaatcttcttaaaaagaaaagaggggtgcctgggtggctcagtggattaagccgctgccttcggctcaggtcatgatctcagggtcctgggatcgagccccacatggggctctctgctccgcagggagccgcttcctcctctctctctgcctgcctctctgcctacttgtgatctctctctctgtcaaatgaataaataaaatctttaaaaaaaaaagaaaagaaaagaaaacccataaaGCAAATAATTTGGCCTAAAGGTCCTCTGTTGTTTGAGGTGCTTTactgtaaaacattttttaaaaaataaattttttatggggcgcctgggtggctcagtgggttaggccgctgccttcggctcaggtcatgatctcagggtcctgggatcgagtcctgcatcaggctctctgctcagcagggagcctgcttccctctctctctctctgcctgcctctctgtttacttgtgatctctctctgtcaaataaataaataaaatctttaaaaaaaataaaatttttatttaagataatTGTAGGTTCACATATAATTAGAAGATACAATACAGAAAAATCTCTTGTACCATATCCCCAGTTTTCCCCAGTGGTAAAATCTTGCAACACTGTAACACGATATCCCAACTAGATATTGATATTGATACAGTCAAGatacaaaacatttccatcaccacaaaaATCCCCCATGTTGCTGTGTTATAGCCATACCAATTCCCTCCTATTCCCTTCCCCCCTTCTTTTAATTCCTGGCAACCAGGAATCTGTTCTCCATGTTTATAATTCATCATTTCAATAACATTATGTAAATAAATTCATACAATATGTAACCTTTGGGACTGGCTGTTTTCACCCAGGATAATTCCATGAAGATTCATTCTGCCGTTAAACCTTTAATTGGTATAGATCATAAAACAGAATTACAACCTAGAAAACAAAGACCCTGGGCTCACTGAAGACTCCCACTAAAGCAAATGGcacaagaaaattaaatttactgTGCTCTGTAATCTTTGTCTTCTTGCCactataaaaatgtaaagacaTTCTTATCAAATTGTTTCACCACCAAGGGCATTTTAAACACTGGTATTATAAACCTTTATGCTTGTATGGCCACGAAGCCGTGTAAACTTGTCTCCAAAAAACATGATTTGTTAAGTGAGTTCaaaaatcatcattattattaatcatcacatattaataattaatcatTATGAATAACTTGCAATGAGCTGCCTGAATTTTCCTACTTTAACTAAGTCTTTGCTCTCTCACACTACAAAAAAAGCCTCACTGGAATTTCTGCTGTTTGAAACAGTGCCTTCATGTTGCAtcgttgtttgtttgttttttaagattttatttatttatggaaggagagggaggggaggaagcaggctccccactgagcagggagcctggtaggtctcaatctcagggccagagatcagacctgagcagaaggcagacgcttaaccaactgagccaccccatggCCTCCTCATGTTTTGAGTTTTAACCACTGCAAAGGAAGAAACATGTCAgttccaaaatctttaaaaccacaACCTGATTTGTTTGTTCTTCAAATTTTTCCTGCCAACACAGTTAGGGCATTGTTCATAATCACTTCTAACAGCTGCCAAACTTGGCAAGAGAATCCCATCACTGAATGATTATTTGAAAAGGAGAAGTAAAATTCTGACCAGATAGACTAGCTTTCTACTCCTTTCTACTCTTACTATTTTAAGACAGAAACTAACTATGCTCATCGCACCTTAGCAAGCCTATAATACAAAGATAAAGCTACAAACAATGAAAGGGTCTGTAACCTGTTGCTACATTTATAAAACACAGACCTAAAATTTATCAATCTTAACCAGATCCACAGTATTCTGTACTGGTGATACAATTTGTTAAGCAAATCAAAACTCAACTGTCACCAGACGTAAGATTTCAAGATGAAGCACATACTCCgtaacatttcatatatatatatatatatatatatatatatatatatatagaaagagagaaagagagagagagacaagagcgggaggaaaaaaaccaaacctctCAGGCAGTTCTCTCAAATGTTTGTATAAATTAAACTATGGAGAAAGTTAACAGAATGTTATCGAAACATTTAAGTAATTACTtgtccagttaaaaaataaaccatacaagactcttaatctcaggaaacaatctgagggttgctggagcggaggggggtgggaaggatggggtggctgggtaatggaccCTGGCAAGAGTATGTGTTGTGGGGAGTGcggtgtattgtgtaagactgacgaatcacagacctgtaccctggaaacaaataatacattatatgttaataacaaataaaataaataaacggCACGTAAACTTCAACTTTCTCAATACCTTACttcatgtacacacatgcacacgaacacatatacacacaccacttTAGAACTGACCTCATCAGAGCCCCCAATTACCACTTCTTTTCCTGCTCCGAGAAGGGTCCTAAGGCCTAACGGTTCTACTTAGACACTGGAGGTGAACCCGGGTAATAATCCACACTCTTTACTCTGATACTAGTTCACTGACACAGGTTTGTCTCCACAGCCTAAGAGAAAACTGCTTGAAGGCAGAGACCCACATCACCACAGTGCTACCACCTGCAAATGTGCTACACAAAGCAGTCACTAAACAAGATACGCTAAATGTTAAGACAATAATACATGTTTTAGGTAGAGACCTATGTAATTCCAGAATGCAACAGGAAAATTTTCTAACTCCTAAACATCCTAAGGAGGGTGGAGAATATACAGCTCAGTGGCACTAAGTGTCCTAAATCTTTGAATAACCACTCTAGGGCTCCATTTTCACACCTGAACAATGAAGATAATAAGAGCACCTAACTCACGGGATTTTGAATGGGTTATAAAGTTGGTATAGGTCAAGTCCTTAGATCACCGCCAGGAACATTACACACTACATAAGGGTTAGCTGCTATTATTGGAAAAGGCTATTACAGTAAAAGTAAGGCTCATGCAGTCCGACAAGAGGCCAAAAGCTTAAAAGAATTATTGTAGGAAAGGTAAGAccagaggttggcaaactttttctgtaaagggccagattcTACTATAAATACTGTACCTTGTCAGGCCAAGAGACAATATCCTCAACCCTTGGGTCAATTATTCTCCCGGAAAGGCTagcaggctttttgtttgtttacatttcacattttaaaacttaagaGCCGTTCTTATTACGTGGGCCCGTAAAAAACAGGCTGTATTGGGACTCAGGGACATTAGTTTGCCGACCTCTGGGTAAGACTGTAATAAGGATAATACAAGTCAGTGCTTTTTAAAGGCAACATAAGGAAACGTTTGTGAGTTGGTTAGAGTTGACTGAAAAACGTGCTGCTCGCAAACTTCTAAAATCCAGACATGCAGGGCCGTAGTAGCGAGGAAGCCAGAAACGGGGAGTAGGGCTTCGAGAAACAGCAAGGACCTAGCACGGCTCTCCGGGTCCGGCAGAGCCCCCCTGCCACACTTACTCCCAGCAGCGGCCCGCGGCCGATCACCGTCTCCCCGGGCGCCAGGGCCACCCGGGGGCCGCCGTCCTGCGGCTGCAGCTCGAAGCCCCCAGACATGGCGGCGAGTACTACACCCCTTCGCAAGGAGACGGTCCCCGCAGCCGTTTCCGCCTTCCATGGACACGCGCGGGTCCTAGGAAGGCCCTTAGAAAAacgcagggggagggggagcactGGCTCCGCTCGAGTGTCTCCAGGCCTCGAGCAGCTGGAGCCGCAGCTCCGCGTCTGGAGTCCCGCCCCCTCCCTCCGTCCAGTGACGCGCGCCGAGATTCTTCCATCACTCCgcctcaaaattattttttaaaagcccggGCTAACCACCCCCACCCTTTCTCACCGCGCAGAGAAGGATGTCGGGGCTTGTAGTCCTTGAcgtctccttctcttctcttgttgAGCTGAGGCACCCTGGTAAAACTACCACTCCCAAAAGGCAACGCGCGCTTCTCTCTACGCCTGTGCGAAATCCTAGTCGGCAAGGCGGGGCCAACAGTGGGCGGGACTGAAAGGACTATGGCGAAGGATTCGAATTCCGAAGGATTTAATTCGCCGGGGGAGCTACCGTGGCACTGGAGGTAGGAGGGTCTTCCCTTCCAGCCCACGTCTGGACGGCTCAGCCACTGCTCAGTCAGCCTCTGCTCAGTCAGCCTCTGCTCAGCCCTCTGAAACTGCGGTGACGGGGCTGACGGTTGTTATTGTCGCTTATTTGCTCCGTGTTCATGGGACTCGGGCAGCTGCACACTGCGCGAGACCCTCAagaagggtggctcagtgggatgtGGGGTCATTCCTTCCGACCCGTGGGGTTGATCTGCGCTGCCTCCCGATCCCTCGCTCCCTGTGACACCTGAAAAGGGACGAGCTCTTACCTAACTAGAAAGGTAATTCAGCATAGTATGGTTCAGGAAGAAGAAGGGGCAGAAGAGGGATAGTTTTCCAGGTATCCAATCAAAACTGAACTTAGAAGAAAATGCCTAGTGAGTTTAGGAACCTCACCAAGGCACCCCCAACTGTTAAATTCAAAAAATGAATTTGCCTCATGGGGAAGAACAATAACGAGAGGACGCATTTTATTCCCCATTGAGATTCTGGGAAAAGTAACAAATGTCTAAATGCTCGGTAATGTTCTCTtaatatgagatttttttttttcaagaatattgTAGTTTGGCTTGGTTTGTATTGACGGGGAGAGAGATGAGTTCCGTGGCAAAAATTTGTTCTTGACTCATGAATTTGTTTCTATCAGTTTGCTTCCTCACTTCCCCAAAACTTCTAGAGGAAGTCCTCTCCTGAGCAGAGACATTAAAATTCTAACCACCATAGCTAATTCGGATCATAAACAACCAAATGAATGGGAGCAACTGTGGCCTGACAAGTCCAGAAACATAGGTGAGTAACATgtctagaaaaggaaataatcactAGCTGAGTTAAAAAGAAGTATTTAACAAACCCCTCCTCCTGCACTGTCACCCCCCCATTATAAAAGGAAGTGCAATATGGAATAAGCTGATTTTAAGTAATATGAGCTGTCTTTGTATGCAAAAATAGCTCCCGTGCTTTGAACTGATTTTGGATATGtatatccaatatatatatttttttctttttatgtatgttatatatatatataatctttaattatatctataaatatataatctttaaTTATATGCTGTACCTAGCTGAATCATAAACATTGTTTATAGTTGTTAGTTACTGTTGCTTTCTGGCCTCAATGACTTCTGTTCTTAGTTCATAATTACGCATGTAGGATAGTTTCAAGAGGCCATTTGTAAAACACTAATCTGAACTGAACACTTGAGACCTTGTGTCATCATTGTAACCTGGACTTTGACCTCTTGTCCATTTCAGATAATATTTATGTTGACTGTGAGCAGCTACCCAATAGGTACAAGTAGATTAAATAATTACGTAAACTACAAAAGTACATCAGGTTTATGACTAAGTCACAAATTGTAGATAAAGAACTTAATGACAAGGCATCAGTTCCCGCAGACAACTATTCAGGAGTTTAAGAGAATTGAATCATatacattttcagaaatattctGGGCAAATGCTTAGAATCAAATATGTTCCTACAACAGTCATTTCTACTACTAAATTCAAATTATAGTCTGTAAAGAATCACTTCTCTTTATTAGCTAATGTTCTTTgggaggaaaagaacaaatgtttaGAAACAAACCCATttactaaaaacatttaaaaagaagaagggaagtaacGTGTGTTGAGTTCCTCCCATGTGCAATTCAGATGTGAAGCTAGGTGCTTTACACATAATCCCTGTTAATCTTTGTAAGAACACACAGGAGAGATGCATCattggccccattttacagattgaaAAACTCAAGTCAAGAAAGTTAAGGTTCTTTAAATCATACCCAGAATGTATCTGGCTCAGAGTAGGTTCTATTGTCTGATCTGAAGAGACTGAGCATGTTTAAACTTTGCCTTTTAGGTTACATATGAGGATAATTTGCTAAGACATCAAGCTATGCAGAAAAACTCCGAGAGGAACCATAATTCAAGAATTTCTGGCATAGAATTGAATTCTGTGGAtgctgagaaggaaaaaaaaaagagccaaaataACTTTGTTGAACTGCTACCTCCAgaagttacttttaaaattttcagtcaGCTAGACATTGGGAGTCTGTGCAGGGCTTCACTAACCTGCAAGAGCTGGAATAACATAGTAAGAAAAGTGACTCCTTGCGGAAACCTCATTGCTTGACTTTAGGAGCTGTGCCAAAGAGAAATAGACGATGATCTAGAAAGTGGATACTCCTGGAGAATAAGTTTAGTCTTTGTAGTCTAGTGTTTTTGACAGTGTGGTGGTAGGCCAACTCCACCTTCTGCATGAGGAGGTAGGATTTCCTAGACAGAGTGGCATACAGAGTGTGTTGGCTTTTGAAGTTACTCTTCTCTTACAAACCATCCCATctattct
Protein-coding sequences here:
- the FBXO48 gene encoding LOW QUALITY PROTEIN: F-box only protein 48 (The sequence of the model RefSeq protein was modified relative to this genomic sequence to represent the inferred CDS: inserted 3 bases in 2 codons); this encodes MQKNSERNHNSRISGIELNSVDAEKEKKKSQNNFVELLPPEVTFKIFSQLDIGSLCRASLTCKSWNNIVRXSDSLRKPHCLTLGAXCQREIDDDLESGYSWRISLVLLLRNYQKSKVKHEWLSGRYSNICSPLSLPEKVMYPMDVDTWGEILEAELER